TCCAGCCATATCTACGCCGTGCATGTACagcaaagttgaaaaaaaagaacGTGTCCTTTTGGCGTCTTGCCGAcacgatccatcgatcgatcggcccTGACACGGGGGCGTCTACATCAGAGAGAACATGCGTCATCCGTGCGTGCTCAAAGAAGATTCGGCGCGCAGCGCGCgagtagctatagctagctacgCCTACGCACTGGTTGCTGCTACCGCTAGAGTTTAGCTGCGCAGTGAGGAGTAGTATATGAACGACACTGTTGCGACGCCAACACGGCCGGGGATGTGTCAGACCGGCCGAGGGCGTAGCGCGGCGGGCAAATTAGCCGAGACGGACCAGCGGATGCAGGGGCACCGGTGCAGCAGGCAGCAGCTAAGTCCTGTGCTGTGACTCCTACCTCTCACGTGCACGCACGGCAGCCCAGCAAGCGAGAGCGGTCGATGGCGATCGATGTGCTGTGCCGCACCACACCATGAAACCAGTACGGCACTTGAAGAGTGATGCGGCATTTACTAATATTAAGTCGCGGCACCTCGTACTGGGACCCAGTTGTCGGCCTCCCGTTAGCAGTGTGCATCGTGAGTGTGAGTACTGTTCTATCAATCTATCATAGACTAATAAACAATCCACTTCCGACCGTAATAGTACTACTACATTGTGCATTTTTGCTCTACCAGACAGTAGTGGGAAGTGTACACACATTTTCTTTAAGAGATTTGACGAGTGGGACCTGGTTTGCACATGTTTCATTGACACGGTGGTGAGGTGATACGCTTTACACGATGCGTACGTCGTCGATCGTCGTGGCTGGCGCGCGTCGACCGGCGATTCGGCGTGATGATGGCATGGCCGGGACGGGAGTTGCACGTAGCGAGAGCGTACGTGCGCGCCGGCAAGATGCCCATTGATCCCTCGCTTCGTGTCGACCGGCTGCATGCCGTGCCACCCCACGCCATGATGGGGGCCGGAGGAGCATCTCTAGCTTTGTTTGACTCCAAATAACCAGTGGGGAGGCATGCGCTTCAATGCGATGCTATCGGACTGCATCCGTCTATGGCTGTCTGGATAAAAAGATTTGCCACGTCACATCGGATGTACGGatacatatttaaaatattaaatatatactaataataaaataaattgtagattCCATCTataaattgcaagacgaatttattaagcctaattaattcgtcattagaaATGCTTAATGTAGCACTACATTATCAGATCATaaaacaattaggcttaaaagattcgtctcgcaatttacacataatatgtgtaattagtttttttttctatatttaatactctatgcatgtgtccgaATATTCGATGTGTCaggtgaaaatttttgaaagGGTATGCTCGTGCCCGTCTTGTGTTGCCACCCCCATTAATTTGCTGTGTCAGAACCGGGGTTTTCCTTGTCGAATCCTAACTGTGACAAGGGGTGGTTCGGTTCAGCTGGACAGTTCCTGCACAGCCACAACGATGTAGCACTTTAGGGCTTTTTGAATTAAAGGATTtatgtaaaaattttatatgatttaAATTCTGTAGGAAATTTTCTTATTTGGCCTTTTGTTTTAAAGGATTGAGGCCCCTTTGAATTAGAgtaaaaatggagaaaaaaataaaggaattgAAATCCTACACTATTCATGACTTTGATTCGTAGaaatgagaaaaggaaaaatatatgtAACTTTCATGTTCTTACGATTCtataggaaaaacgtagaaaatttaacatccactctaagagcccctttgatttgtaggaaaaatgtaggaaatttaaaggatttcaatcctatgaaaaaaaattcctatgaaagcctttgaaacaaaggattgaattctatactatcctttaaaattcctatggaatgtataatcctatagagattttggaggaaagttagcaagaggtccaacctcttggaaaatttcctttgagtctatctctctcatccgatttctgcgtttttcctgtggttcaatcGAATAGTCAttcttatgtttttcctgtattttccaatcctctgttttacatctgcattcctatcagaatcctgtgttttttctattcctgcgATTTAAAGAGGCGGGCCCTTTAAAtcatagaaataaaaaaatgaaggaataagaaaaatataggattctgataggaatacaagtctaaaacagaggattgcaaaacataggaaaaacataagaacgaccgtttgattgagccatagaaaaaacacaggaatttgaggagagataaagactcagggcccctttgatttggaggaaaatcataggaattttggaggatttcaatcctataagaaaatttcctatgaaaccctttgaaacaaaggattgaatccaatccaatcctttgaaattcctatggaatgaacaatcctatagagattttggagaaaatttagcaagagcttcaacctcttggtaactttcctttgagtctatctctctcatctaattcctgcgtttttattgcggttcaatcaaacgttcattcctgtgtttttcctgcggttcaatcaaacgttcattcctgtgtttttcctgcgttttgcaatcctctgttttacacttacattcctatcaaaattctacgtttttcctattcctacgttttctcaatcctgcgattcaaaggagccctcaaaGGATTCTTTctatgaggttctacctcatgttaaatttcctccaaaacctaTATGGGAAGagacattccataggaatttcataggattcattcctttgattcaaagggctatataggaaaaattcctataggaataaaatcctctaaaatttctatgaaattcctttgaaataaaatcctctaaaattcatatgaatttcctttgaatcaaagggggcctaaccTATTAGAAAATTTTCGTTGAGTCTATTtttctcatctgattcctatatttttcctatgttttgtaatcctctgttttacacttgcattcaTATCAGAATCATGTATTTTTCCTATTCTTCCACTTTTTCAATATTGCGATTCAAAATGGCCCTGaaactttccaaatcctatgaaattcctatggaatgacacaTTTCATGTGGATTTTAgaggaaacttagcaagaggttcaatctcttggaaaatttcttttgagtctatctctttcatccgattcctgtgtttttcctgcggtctaATCAAACctcattcttgtgttttttctgtgttttgcaattaTCTGGTTTACACTTCATTTCCTGTTAGAAtcttatgttttttctattcctctattttttcaACCCTACGATTTAAAGGGGCCATTAGTATAATTTTTTGCTTGTTGAGTCTAGTAGTTACGCTGTTATCATAGATAGATGTTCCGAACACACCTAAGGTTTATCGGTTATTCATCGATGATAAGTAAAACCCTAATAAGAACAAGATAATTTTATCTTCGTTCTAAAATTAAGCTATTCGTTCAATGGTGGATCCAAGACCCGACAACCCAGAGTTCGGGCTCATTGTAAGGTCTTGAATTTATAGTGATTAACGAAGTTTATAATTGTTGTTGTATTTGCAATCAAAAAAGATTTTTGGGTCCGTCATTGGTGTAGAAACGGAGGGTGTAATTAATCTCTCTATcaagaaataataataaaaaaagacacAGTTACtatctccgtctcaaaataagtgcagccgtagatatccgtgcccaacgtttgatcgcctgtcttatttaaaaaatttgtaaaaaatttaaaaatatttagtcacacataaagtactattaatgttttatcatctaatagcaataaaaatactaatcataaaaaattttcaaataaaacgagcggtcaaacgttgaacgtgaataatgtaaaactgcacttattttgggacggagggattactAATATCTGCTGACCAGACAGGTTTGCTGCGAGTGCAACAGCGGGTCCAGATCAAAACACGTGTAATTTTCCTGATCGTTCATGTGGGTAGTCCTGCGTCGTTTCTCGTGGAATTCGTCTAAAAACCTCCGCGTCCAAACACGGCATCATTCTTCGGTTCCTTGCAGCAGTTTTTGGAAGGTAGCAATGCACGCCGTGTATGCATGTATCGCCGCGCAGAGATCCACACCTTAATCGAGTGCTTGCCGCTTGCTAGGCTAGTGTAGCCATCATGCCCATTGCCACTACACCGAACAAAAAATACTCCTCCCATCTATGTTACCACAGTGCTACTACACTGCACATTATGCGTGCGTACACAACACAACCCAAGAGTGTACACAGTAGTACTACATAGCTGCTACCTACTCTTCACTTTCACCATGTGAGCAAGCATGGCACAGCATGGAATTTGGCCAGCTACATATGCAAGTATATGCAGGAAAATTTTGCTGGTTATGGGGGGTATGGGTGCTCAAGAGTCTGCAAGCTCCATGATAATTTTTCACCACCCCCTGACACGGCCAACGTGTCTGGATTTCTTGTGCTAGCTGGTATGGTTGGCcgggaggaggggagaaaaaaGTTTTCCATGGGGCGAATTGATGCGCCACATTGACCGGCCCTGTTCTGCCTTTTTGCCAAAGCCCATTCATTATGCCCACGCACATCTAACTTTCTGCCCCCCTGCCCATGTACTTCATTGCATCTGCCTTCTACCATCATGCCTTTCTAGAAACCATGCAGCTCATTATTTGCTGCCCCTGATCTGATCAGGCAACAGCTTCTTCCAACAGGCACAGCTTTTTATTTATTCAAATGGAGATGCAGTACGTGCCATACGTATATAATATGTGTATGGGAAATGAAGCAGGGAGAAGCTTCAGCCCAATTATGATCCTGAAAACAAATTAGCAATGCAGCTAATGTACATTGGTTAAGACCATCGAAAAGATTGTCACAAAGCACAGGTACCTTTGTCAAATGCAGCAATGACAACCGGTTTGCTGCGGCATAACATATGCATCCTAACAATTTCTTTTCCAGGGAATCTTTGCTTGCAATGCGAACTTTCCCCCCCTTaaaaagattttttaaaaaagggaaAGCAAGCTAGACAACATTAGCCATTTCGAGTAAGATCTGCCTTTCATTTCCATGATCATGATCGCTAACATTGTGTAAGTAGCAGTAGATTCTACCTAGTGGGCGGCGGGATCGGTAAAGATCTCTCcgagggagggaaaagaaaagggtgAGGTTGGCATGAGCACAAGAACTGGGAATCCAAATGATGGCTTTGCTTTTAATTGGTGATCATGGTTGTACGCTCGTACTCCCCTGGAATCTTAATTGCCTGTCTCCATGGGCAGCAGCTTGCAACTGCAAAGCAAAGACGACTCCATGCATCCATTGAAATGGATGGCCATGACAGTTGAGGTCGCTACTGCTACCGGGTCACAGGGAATCATTACATCGATGAAAATATGATTTCATACGTACATCATCCATACGTGCAATGAAATTTTCTCAGGCTTTAGACAGGAAGTGTTTTAAAGGCCACAAGAGCAACAAGATCGTTCCCGTATCCCTGCATTAAAATTTTTCAGGTATTTAAAAACTGTACATACCAGATTGTACTGTCGTTGTACCGGTCACCAGCTCTGGTTCACCGTGTGCCTGCTCCAATCTCTGTTCTTGATTATTCAAAAGATGTGCCAATCTCCTGTGTGCTCTGAAAAAGGTATTGCCACGACTAACTTAGGCTGGACCATCATTCATAGTCCATCTGGGAAAACATAATAATAccgttagagcaggtacaatagcaggctataagccagttataacatattttaaagagataaaggaagagagagaagagcagcgggctacagatctatagccagctacagcacggactccaaaatgtaatgtgtgtatgacaggtgggactaggtGTTAATTGTacgtaagcaactattgtatatattagctattacattggttatagatgatttgaaacTATTAgagggctatactattaaacttgatcTTAGAGAAACAATGCAAATATGCAGTTTGATCCATATAAATTTCACTGATACGAAACGGAGCTTGAGAGTATGTGCAGTGCAGTCCTCTTCTCCGTGCCTCGACGGACCACACATCTGATGCCAAGTACCAGCTTGCATTTGTGAGTTCCGAAAGGGCATAAGCGTAATCCGGCTGTCTCCACGCATGTCTCCACAAGGATCCCCCTGTGCAAGCTAGGGCCAAGCCTTGTGTTTAGGCCAGGGAGCTGTATTAGCTGCAAAGATTGCTATCTTATATATGCAGCCTAGAGAGTCCAGGACTCCAAGCTGTCCAACATCATTGCCcgcttctctttttcttcctctCCCATTCTCAGCTCCAATCCTATTTTTGCTGtcaaatactactactactactccctccgttactaaatataagtatttttagagtttttcatAGGAACTAAGAAGGTGAAATTAAACAGAGATggttctaattaattaaagatgAGGGAGTACGTGAAGAAATTAAATGGCAGGTGATTGTGATAGGTTGAGATGAAAAAGTTGATaaaaaagttgctatattctaGAACAAATTTTGAACGCTGGAAGTTGCTAGTAGGATTGTGATTGCAAGTAGGATTTTTCTTCACAGATTCTGTTACTTGTAACAATCACACTATCATACTCATCAAGATGCTTTTGAAATCAATAACAAGCGTGTGATATAGGccaaggggaaaaggagggaaaagaaggTATACATGAGAGGGATATGTCATAGTCATACGGCATGCAGTAAAAATtggaggtgtgtgtgtgtgagagagagaggagtgtaAGGAGAAGCCACAATTGTGCGGCATTCAATTGGGTGGTGAGGGGATCATGATCACCTGAGGGTGGTATTAAAGGAAGGGGGTGCAGTAAGTAATAATAATCCTGGTaaaagaggagggggaagaaaatgaaaaaggggagaggagggaatgATGAGCGAGGACCCGGAGATGAGCCATCATTACGAATCTTGGGCCGTCCAAggcccatcatcatcatcatttgaAGCCTTCGTCGTACCTCTCATTCGCTTGCTCACACCGTCTTCTCACTCTCTCATTCGCTCTCTCGCCATTTGGCTTTGGCCAGCTGAATCATTAGGGCACAACCAGCTAGCACAAATTACAGCGGCTGTCCCTTGTCAAAAGGCTACAGAAGAAGTTCTTGACTCTCGCAATGCAACGAGATGGTTGAGAGCATCTCTAAAATTGAGAGAGGAGCTAAATTAATTTGGTTCTTCCTACCTTCATACGAAAAAGCCTCTCTATCCATCACATATTAACATTCCGCTCTATATTTCTGCATACTCTAACATGTTCTTTATATCCCACATTCCTACCCTCCATAGAATCAGATCAACAAAATTTCaatcaaaaataattcataacatCAGTCAACAGAGAAACACACTACCATTTCAAttaaggcaaaattggttatatagcatcgaaagttcacgtttttggttttatagcaccgaaagttaccggttcactttaatagcacccaaagttcactatgttcccatttttaacacttccgtcaattcttgatcgttttccgtccgtcttgatccagccacacacacgatatgacgtttctacccctcacaagtacaagtataatgcatgtcaatgaggggtagaaatgtcatatcatgtgtgtggctggatcaataacgatcaagacggacggaaaaattgacggaagtgctaaaaatgggaacagggtgaactttggatgctattaaagtgaaccggtaactttcggtgctataaaaccaaaaacgtgaactttcgatgttatataaccaattttgccttcaATGGTCAATTAAATTCATTCATAGCAGAGAGAAACGCAAATCTCACCCTCTTCGTCTAAATCCAATGAAGGGAAAGGAATGAGAGGAAGACGTGGTTGGAGCAATGGATTAGTTAGTTAGATGGGATGGGAACACATATGGATAGTCTATTAAAACCCCTTTTGAGATGGAGAGCCGTATAACCACTTCTGTTAGAGAGATTCTTCAACTATGCAACCGTTCCAATATATAAGCTTTTTTTTAAGCATATGGGTAATTTTACTATTCTTGAGAAAGTATCTAGAGTTACCAtactttctagtgtaaaatttagtatcTCTAGATACTAAGTACGAAGTATCTCAAGGTAACTAAAAattttagtataaaatttatgtACCTAATTTAGGTACCTCAAGTACTGTAAAATTCCTCTAACCAGATATAtagaaaatgcttatattttgaaatatcgTCCAGGtgcatagtaaaaaaaattccttgtATATCGGAGCAGAAGAACTATCTTAAGCATTGATAAGAACGTACGTATTTTTTGTGTTTAATAAATAGGAATGGATTGTTGAAGGGGGGAAAAGAGTGCGGCGGCCTAACGATGTTTTCACATCGGCACGAGACGGCGAGATTAGCCGTGCCGTGGTGCAATGGAGCGGGCGGGGTGACGGTGCCGGCATGGTGGTGTGcagcggaggggaggagaatAACGCAGCCACCGTCACGTGAGGGCCGGACCCCCACGGAACCTCATCATTAGCCACCATTTACGCCGTCCCCTCGTTCCCTCGCGTTCAAAGTGCTCGATCATGAGAGCGGACGGGACAATCCCCCCATAAGAGAGCAggtagcaggctattagccagctataaacatattttaataagataaacgataagagagaagagcagcgggctacatatttTTAGCGGGctgcgggctacagatttgtagccagctgcagcacggatttTAAGAGgcaatgtgtatatgacaggtgagatcatatattaaaatattgtaaacaactattgtatgaattggctattaaattggctatagatgaattagagctagtagtgggctatactattgaacttgctctaactcGTACGTGCAACGCCCAATTCTTAGGTGGCCCGCGCGTCAGCGAGGGGGAAAGAGCTTCGTATCCACCAACGAACGGCGACGAGCCGGACGGACGGGAAGGGAGGCTTTTCTGCGCCTATAAATAAGCCCCACCACAGAAACGAGCTAGCAAGCACAGCACGCACAGGAAGGCAGGAGGAGAAGCACGCACATACCAGCAGGAGGTGCAGGACTGCGTGCTCCTTCTCGTTGTTCCTTACTCACCTTTTGCCTCTCGCTGCCTTGCCCCACAGCGACCGGTCTCGTAGCTTAGGTAGTAGTAGCCCAGCCTCTCGCATCACTTCACACTCGCTGCCCACCCTGCCTCCTCTGGTGTCGCCGCTCGACCTCTCTCGCCTCTCGTCTCCAACTCCCCAGCAGCGAGCAGCATCTTCATCACAGCTCTCAGCTCCCTGCAGAGAGGAGGTGATGTTCTATTAGTCCCGTCacttttgctttttttctttctttctttcttttctctcttcctttcaTGGTGATTTGCTCTTcttgtttgcatgcatgcacaatcATGCGCGGGGGTGTCAAAATGGGGCCTTCTCCTCCACTTTCTCTCGGCGTAACGCCTTTGCGCTTGGCAcgctttttgtttgtttctgcTTTGCATGCAATCTGCTTCCTCCAATATGGAGTACCACCTTTGGTTTGTTCAAgctgttttctttttccattaGTAGTTGGAAGAGCATGTTAAATATGTATTATTAAGTGTGACCCTACTTGGCTAATTCACTTTCTTGATTACGTAGAAGCTTCAGTGTCTATTCTGTTTTGGCCTCACAATGTGAAAATAATAAGAAAGTAATATAGCAGCAGCTTCTTACAGTACCTCTGAGGATGTAGCCAAAGCAGGGACACCCTGAGTATGCAGGATAATATTTATCGGATCTCGAGCACAATAGTCCACTGTTTCAGCTTCGATGTCGTCTTTCTTCCCCCCTCTCTGCAGCCATAGCAGAGTACATATAATATGAGACTCGAGCATGCGAAAaagcaattaaaaaaaaacgtaCCGCAACATAAGTCCAAAACAGGGGTCCACACAGTGACGCCACATGGCTGCTAAACTTCGTTATCCTGTTGTTGTTGGTAGCAGGGCACAAGATGGACAGGCTGAACGCGAAGCTGTACCTGCAGAACTGCTACATCATGAAGGAGAACGAGCGGCTGCGCAAGAAGGCGCTGCTGCTGAACCAGGAGAACCAGGCCTTGCTCACCGAGCTCAAGCAGCGGCTCGCCaagacgaaggcggcggcggcggcggcggccgcgaccaAGGCTAACGGCAACGGCAACatgcccgccggcggcggccgcgcgtcCCTCCCCGACCTCAACTCGGCTCCGCCGGCGCACGGCCATGACAAGGCCGTGCCCAAGTCCAAGAAGACGGCCGCCAAGTAATGCAGCTTCGTGGCTGTCATGAACTCATGATCTATGTAGTTTGTAGCCGTCAAGAGTTTTAGCTCTGGGTGTTAGGAACGTTTGCTTAGTGTTTTTAGCCATGGAGCTGCATGCGCGCCTAGTGGTTTGTAGCAGGGTCCTTAcggatggatatatatataagctAAATCAACTAGGAGTATATATACATAGTTGGGTCGCTGTGTGCTTACTACATGGCAGTGATGTTTCAGCAGCTCTTGCTTTCCTGTCCTGGCTTTCTTGAGCACCACTCGAGCCAGAATATGGCAAATGTCATTTACTGCTTGTTTGATGATAATGTGCCGGTCTAATTTAATGCATTATGCTAGTACTTTGGATTCTGCCTATCCGTATATTGAAGACCTTTTTGTGCAAATTAAAGTATCATAAACACGTTAGTAGTTTCAAATCAAGCACCAAAACTAAGTATGGAGGTTCTTTATTAGGGATATACTCCAAaggattaaaaaaacaaagatcACATGATCTCTATTTAAGATGGCCTAATGAAATGTAGATATGGTGCTGATCGAACTCAAACTGTACAAGAATTGTTGgcttaatttaataaaaatggaACTGGGGCTGATGCCCTTATGCCTTTTCCTCAGCCTTTAAAACGTACTCCCTGCTTTTATAAGTAGTATTTTGATTTCAGAAAGTCAAATGTGAAAgattttgactaataattagTTAACATAAAAGTACATTTAGTGTATAAAACTTGTACAATTAGATTCATACTTCAAAATACTTTGATTTGTTATCATACTTAATGATTAAACACAAAGATTTTTTAggattgcccacattcatatagatgttaatgaatctagacatgtaCATGACATAACTTTTGCCcttctttaaaaaatagttaaacAGTAAGATATATGTATACCTCTCCATACTTTCTAAGGACCATAAAAGAGTCACTATCTAAAACCTATACTAGAAACCTCAAGGTCAGCGTAAcacagcagaaaaaaaaaacaaaaacaaaaacaaaaacacaacATCAATACACTAACCTCCATAATGATTCTCTGCCTCTGTATGGAGCAAGCAAAATCAATGTGAAGTAAACAGTCCCCATCTACTAATAATATGCCAATGAGCAAATATGAAGTAGTAATCTCCAGTAGTAACCTgccaatgagaaaaaaaaggcatctCAGCATGTGGAACACAATGAtgtcaagtactccctccatatacgccgttgacttttcaaacaacgtttaaccattcgttttattcaaaatttttatgcaaatatgaaaatatttatgtcatgcttaaagaacatttgatgatgaatcaagtcataataaaataaatgataattatataaattttttgaataagacgaatggtcaaacgttggataaaaaatcaatgacgtcatacattaaaatatggaggtagtatttattAATCACACTAGCTATCAGCTATAATATGCTGATCACCTGAAATCAATTGTTAAAATTTTTGGCTACACTAGAGAACACATATTGTGTTCTTTAAAGTAAACTACCATAGTCATTACTCCATATTGGCGATGAATGCTACATTTGCAAATGTCAGTACAAAGTGCAGAGCTTAACTCTAAGAGAATATAACACTGCATTATAATTGTTGAGTTTGATTATGTGTTTGTGAGTTGCTCACAAGCCACCAAGTTCTATtagaacaaatttaatatatatagcaTATAGTATAAAATCCATTAGCTCAACATTCCTGAGCTGCACAAGAACCACTGT
This window of the Oryza sativa Japonica Group chromosome 4, ASM3414082v1 genome carries:
- the LOC4335771 gene encoding uncharacterized protein gives rise to the protein MERGGKKDDIEAETVDYCARDPINIILHTQGVPALATSSEGAESCDEDAARCWGVGDERRERSSGDTRGGRVGSECEVMREAGLLLPKLRDRSLWGKAARGKRAHRRLAHLLNNQEQRLEQAHGEPELVTGTTTVQSGS
- the LOC136356271 gene encoding protein LITTLE ZIPPER 4-like; translation: MDRLNAKLYLQNCYIMKENERLRKKALLLNQENQALLTELKQRLAKTKAAAAAAAATKANGNGNMPAGGGRASLPDLNSAPPAHGHDKAVPKSKKTAAK